The Streptomyces noursei ATCC 11455 sequence AACGCACCTCACGATGCCGCTGAGCAACCTCCTGACGGAAAACGGCACTCCGGCCGATTGGAGAATCCTCGGCTACCGACTCTGAATAGCCGGGTACGCCGCAGGGCCGTTCACCGCTTTCGGTAGCCGCTGGTCGTGGTGCGGGATCAGGCGGCTCGCCGGTGCCAATGCCGGGAACCCGGGGAACGCAGGAAATTCGAGGTACCCGAGTAACCCGAGCAAGCCGCGTGATCCGGGGGGCTGGTCAGCGGTTCGTGTTGTGGGCCGCCGGTGCGAATGCCCGGGTCACGGCGAGGCTGTCCTCGTAGACGTGGTGGCGGGTGACCAGTCCGTTCTCGACGGTGAGGTGGAGGGCGAAGCGGGCGCGGTAGGCGCGTCCGGTGGTCCGTGCGGTCTGGCGGATCTCGCCGAGGACGACGGCTTCGGGGCCGTCCACGAGGATCCGCTCGATCTCGGTGGCCGCGGCCTCGGGGATGTGGTGCTCGGCGAGTTCGCGGTAGTGGGCGGCGGCGTCGGCGCGGGTGGTGCGGTGACGGATCCAGGGGGTGGCGGTGCGGCCGTGCTCGGCCTCCGGCCAGTCCAGCTTCCAGTCGGCGTCGTCGGCGTACAGCTCCGCGATGCGCTCCGGGTCGCCCTCGCCGATCCGGTGCAGCAGTTCTTCCACCACGGAGCGGGTGGTCGTCGGCGTGGTCGTGGTCATGGTGGGGGCGTCCCTTCGGGTAGTCGATGCATGGGTGGGGGTGGGTGTGTCAGGGGCGTCCCCATCTTGTCGTGGGGGGAGGAGGGGGGCGATTACCTGGGAGGTAAGGGGGCGCGGTCGGCGGCCTTGCCGTGGGCCGGCAACCTCTCCGCCCTCGTCGTGGCCCGGGACACCGGTCGCCGCGCCCGCGGCCTGGACGATCGGGACCCGGTGCGGATCGCGGTCAGCGACCAGGTCCCTTCCTCCGTCGGCGACACGCTGCGGATCATCGGCGCGGAGCCGCTGGCCGTGCACGGCGCCGACGCCCACCGCGACGTGGTCGAGAGGGGTGCCGGGATCGCCCGCTGGACCGTCGACCGGGGTACGGGGGCCGACGGCCGGCGAGCGAGAACAGTGCGTCGAGGTACGGGGCGAGGGCGGACATGGGCCGGCCTCCTGGTCGGGACGGGGCGTGCGGGCCCGGTGTTCGCGGCGCGTCGCGCTCCCGGACGAGCCGCACCGGCAGACGATCACGCACCGGTCGGGGGCGCGCTACCCCGGTCCGCCGCCGCCCCTTCCCGGTGGGGCGGCCCGGCCCCGTGCGCGCGCCGCTCAGCCGATCAGCTCCAACACCGGGCGCAGGCCATCGGGGCGGCAGTGGACGGGAAGGTGGTCCACCGGGAAGTAGGCGCAGCCGACGGCGGTGGCGCCCCCGTCGGCGGTGCGGTCGTCGCCGACCATCAGCACGTGCGGCGGCGCCACCCCCAACTCCCGGCAGGCGAGCGCGAAGAGCCGTGGGTCCGGCTTCTGCAGGGCGTGCTCGAAGGAGAGCACACAGGCGGAGAGGTGGTGGTCGAGGCCGTGCGCGCGCAGGACCGGGCGGAGGTCCCAGCCGATGTTGCTGAGGACGCCGGTACGGATGCCGCGCAGGTGGAGCGCGGCCAGCACCTCGGCGGCGTCGGGGTAGGGCAACCAGGCGTCGGCCGTCATATGGCGGTCGTAGAGGGTGTCGTAGAGGGAGCGGCCGGCGCCCGGCGGGTCGTACAACTCGGCCTTGGGGAACGGTACTTGGCGGGCCAGGCCGGTGTAGACGGCGCGGTGGTGGCGGGCGTCGCGGTCGCGGAGGTCCCACAGGGCTTTGAGTTCGTCGGGAACCGTGGCCGGCGAGGCGCCGCCGGGGAGGGCGCCGGCCCGCTCCAGGGCCGCGGCCAGCCGGACGATCTCGCCGTCGGCGAGGGGGCAGGGCGGCGTTCCGGGGACGGCGTGGAAGGCGGCGAGGGACGCGCGGAGCCAGGACTCGGCCGGCTCGATGCGCAGCAGCGTCCCGGAGAAGTCGAACAGGACGCCGTCGATCCCGCCGCCGGCCGTACCGCGGGGCGTGCCGTTGGTGGTCGTCATGGTCTCCATGGTGACGGTTGTCCGGCGGCCGGTCAGGTGAGCGCGTGCAGCCCGGGGCCGAACGCCACCAGCAGCGGGACGGCCGGCAGCAGCAGCGCATAGGCCGTCATCCGCAGGCGGCGGCCGGGGGTCAGGCGGGCGGCCGGGGCCAGTAGCCGGTTCACCCGCTGCGGGACCTGGGCCAGCTGGGGCGGGCAGGGCCCGAACACCCCACTGTCCTCGTTGAGTTCGACCAGTGCCAGGGCGATGGTCAGTCGGCCGAAGCGGCGCGAGGCGACGTCGTCGGCGGCCATCTCGACCAGCCGGTGCACCTGGTCGCGGAACGCCGCGAACATCGGGATCTGCGGGAAGCCGGCGGCCAGCGCCGACGCGCAGTGCAGCAGGACGTCGTGCCGGGCCCGCAGGTGCCCCTGCTCGTGGGCGATCAGCGCATCGAGCTGACGACCCCTCAGGCGCTGCAACGCCGAGGTGGTGATGACGAGTTGGGGAGAGGGGTGGTGCAGCAGGAACGCCCCCGGCCGGTCGCCCTCCAGGACCACCAGACGACTGCCGCGCGGGTCCTCGCCGGGCAGCAGCGGCGAGCGGCGCAGCAGTTCGCTCCGGCGTCGCCGGCGGCGGGCCCGCGCCGCCCGCACCTCGCGGGTCAGCGCCACCACCGTCCACGCGCCGCCGCCCGCCAGCAGCAACGCCAGCACACCGGCCCACGGCCCGTAGGTGTTGAGCGCGTACGCCTCGACGACCACCCGCGGGGCGAATCCGAAGACCGGGCTGCGCACCGCGTCCCAGGCGGCGGCCGCGCTCAGCGCCATGGCGAGCACACAGCACAGCAGAACACCCGCCACCACGCACTGCCACACCCACAGGGCCAGCACCGGCTCACGGTCGGGCCAGTCCGAACGGGCCATCACGCGCGGCGCCATCGCCGCGGCCAGCACGCCGAGGATCATCAGCGCGAGGGGGACCATCATGGCGTCAGCCTATGAGCGGTCCGCTACCGGTTGGTACGGTCCTGCGACGGAAGTGACGTACACCACGCCCCACGGGGGTGTGCGGCGCGCGGGGCGGCACGGTCGATGGCGCGCGACGGGCCTCAGAGTGCCAGGAGCATGGCGAGCATGCCCAGCCCCATGGCCACCTGACAGGCCCGCAGGACGACGGGCGGGCCGGCGCAGGCGACGGAGGCCCCGGCGGCGGCGCCCGGTGCGCCCGGCGCGCCGGCGGGGGCCAGCCGGATCCCGGCGGCGAGCACATAGACCGTGTAGTAGACGAGCAGCAGGCCGGTCAGCAGCGGGATGCCGGCGGGCGCGCCGTGCGACCCCCCGGTCATCCCCGCCATCCCGTGCGCGCCGTGCATCCCCGGCATCCCCGCCATGCCGGACGCGGCGTGCATCCCCGGCATGTCCTGCATGCCGACCATCGCGAGCGCCATGTAGACCATCGCCAGCGCCCCCACCGCGTGATGCAGATGGCGCCGCACCAGCGCCCAGAGCGCCGACGCGCCGAACACCGCCGTGTACACCCAGGGCGACCACGCCGGCGGCGCCACCACGGAGGCCGGCAGCGCCATCACCGCCATGCCCAGCGCCATCAGCGCCTCGCCGCGGGCCGTGGTCCGCTGTTCCGGGGGGCCGGTGCGGGTACGGGACAGGCAGTAGCCGCCGGTGGCCGCGCACAGCAGCACCAGCAACCAGCCGACCAGTGACGGTGTGTGCATGGAACACCTCCCGGACCGGGGGGACGGTGAGCACCCGCAGGATGCCCGGCAGGGGCGTGGCATACAGGAGCGCACAGGCGCAATCCGGGAGCGCAGGAAGGCCGGCCCGCACCACCGGTCGGCGCGGCGGTGCCCCGGCGCCCCGGTCAGTCCGCGGCCACCCGCTCCGGCCCGCACCAGGCGGTCAGCGCCGCGCGCAGCGCGTCCTCCGCCACCGGCCCGTCGCTCGCCCAGGCGAGATAGCCGTCCGGCCGCACCAACAGCGCCGCCGTTGCCGCGCTGGGCGCCTGGGCGGCGGCCGGGACGATCTCGACCCGGTCGGCCCACCCCGCGGCGGCCTTGAGGGCGCCGTCCGCATCCGGCCCCTCCAGCCCCAGCAGCAACGGCCGCCCCGGGCGCAGCAGTTCCGCCAGCCGCGTCGTGCCGTCCGCCGTCGTCACCGGCAGATCGCGGGCGAACGTCCCCGTCAACGGATGCCCGTCGGGCTCGGCCGCGTAGCGGATGCCGGTGCCGTAGATGACGTCGCTGAGGTACTTGTTGACCTCGTCCATCGCCATCAGCCGGGTGAACAGCGCCCGCAGCGCGTCCACCTGCGGGCCGG is a genomic window containing:
- a CDS encoding DUF5134 domain-containing protein produces the protein MHTPSLVGWLLVLLCAATGGYCLSRTRTGPPEQRTTARGEALMALGMAVMALPASVVAPPAWSPWVYTAVFGASALWALVRRHLHHAVGALAMVYMALAMVGMQDMPGMHAASGMAGMPGMHGAHGMAGMTGGSHGAPAGIPLLTGLLLVYYTVYVLAAGIRLAPAGAPGAPGAAAGASVACAGPPVVLRACQVAMGLGMLAMLLAL
- a CDS encoding HAD family hydrolase, producing the protein METMTTTNGTPRGTAGGGIDGVLFDFSGTLLRIEPAESWLRASLAAFHAVPGTPPCPLADGEIVRLAAALERAGALPGGASPATVPDELKALWDLRDRDARHHRAVYTGLARQVPFPKAELYDPPGAGRSLYDTLYDRHMTADAWLPYPDAAEVLAALHLRGIRTGVLSNIGWDLRPVLRAHGLDHHLSACVLSFEHALQKPDPRLFALACRELGVAPPHVLMVGDDRTADGGATAVGCAYFPVDHLPVHCRPDGLRPVLELIG
- a CDS encoding nuclear transport factor 2 family protein translates to MTTTTPTTTRSVVEELLHRIGEGDPERIAELYADDADWKLDWPEAEHGRTATPWIRHRTTRADAAAHYRELAEHHIPEAAATEIERILVDGPEAVVLGEIRQTARTTGRAYRARFALHLTVENGLVTRHHVYEDSLAVTRAFAPAAHNTNR
- a CDS encoding M56 family metallopeptidase, with protein sequence MMVPLALMILGVLAAAMAPRVMARSDWPDREPVLALWVWQCVVAGVLLCCVLAMALSAAAAWDAVRSPVFGFAPRVVVEAYALNTYGPWAGVLALLLAGGGAWTVVALTREVRAARARRRRRRSELLRRSPLLPGEDPRGSRLVVLEGDRPGAFLLHHPSPQLVITTSALQRLRGRQLDALIAHEQGHLRARHDVLLHCASALAAGFPQIPMFAAFRDQVHRLVEMAADDVASRRFGRLTIALALVELNEDSGVFGPCPPQLAQVPQRVNRLLAPAARLTPGRRLRMTAYALLLPAVPLLVAFGPGLHALT